A single window of Pectobacterium parmentieri DNA harbors:
- a CDS encoding AI-2E family transporter — protein MQLLNLKQARLLSFFFIMGGLFILLPLRLLACFIAGFLVYEIVNLLTPYFQRVISGKRARWIVVAVISTLVVSLLSLLFGSLVGLLMQEMKDTAAFNVRIGYILNDIQQQIVHYLPGYLPVSIEELQHELLQWVQAHIVMLQNMGKSFLHGFVTMLIGMVLGAIVSLYNVDQDTEKPLLKAELLRRVSLLSASFRNIVFAQVKISAVNTVLSAIFILGALPLFGVHLPFAKTLVVLTFVFGLLPVIGNLISNSIVFLSGLSLSLPIALVALVYLMLIHKFEYFLNAQIVGTRIKAHAWEILLAMLVFEAAFGLSGVIAAPIYYAYLKSELKEAALI, from the coding sequence ATGCAGTTACTGAACCTGAAACAAGCTCGCCTGCTGAGCTTTTTCTTTATTATGGGTGGCCTGTTTATATTGCTGCCTTTACGCTTGCTGGCCTGCTTTATTGCCGGCTTTTTGGTGTATGAAATAGTCAATTTGCTGACCCCCTATTTTCAGCGGGTCATCAGCGGTAAACGTGCCCGCTGGATTGTGGTTGCAGTAATCAGCACGCTGGTGGTCAGCCTGTTAAGCCTATTGTTCGGCAGCTTGGTCGGGTTGTTGATGCAGGAAATGAAGGATACCGCTGCGTTCAATGTGCGTATTGGCTATATCCTCAATGATATCCAGCAGCAGATTGTTCACTACTTACCGGGATATTTGCCTGTCAGTATCGAAGAGCTTCAGCATGAGTTGCTGCAATGGGTTCAGGCACACATTGTGATGTTGCAGAACATGGGGAAAAGCTTCCTGCATGGATTTGTGACAATGCTTATTGGTATGGTTCTTGGGGCGATTGTCTCACTTTATAACGTCGATCAGGACACGGAAAAACCGTTACTAAAAGCGGAATTGCTACGTCGGGTTTCTCTGCTGTCGGCATCGTTTCGCAATATTGTTTTTGCCCAGGTGAAAATTTCTGCGGTTAACACGGTGCTGTCTGCTATTTTTATTCTTGGTGCTCTGCCGCTGTTTGGTGTTCATCTACCGTTTGCCAAAACGCTGGTAGTGCTCACCTTTGTTTTTGGCTTGCTACCGGTTATCGGTAACCTGATTTCCAACTCGATCGTTTTTCTGTCTGGTTTATCCCTTTCGTTGCCGATCGCGTTGGTTGCACTGGTGTATTTGATGCTGATTCACAAGTTTGAGTATTTCCTGAATGCACAAATTGTCGGGACGAGGATCAAAGCACACGCGTGGGAAATCCTATTGGCGATGCTGGTGTTTGAAGCGGCATTCGGCTTGTCTGGTGTAATTGCCGCCCCGATATACTACGCCTACCTGAAAA